In the Arthrobacter sp. Soc17.1.1.1 genome, CGCCACCGCAACCCGCACTGGCCGCTCCCGACGGCACGACGCCGATCCCTGCCGTCGAGGGCCCGCTGGACACCTCGGCGGAGTCCTACCCCTTCGGCGCCGCGGATCACCAGGAGGTCCCGCAGGACCTCGGGGAGCTCGGCTACGTGGAGGAGGAGTTCCTCGTCAGCGGCACCTCCAACGTCTACACCTGGCCCACGCAGGGCCCGGCCCAGGTCCGTACCGCCGACGCCCCGTACACCACCCGGGTGCTCGTCCGGAAACCGGCGAAGGGCAGGGAGTTCAGCGGCAACGTGGTGGTCGAGATGCTCAACCCGAGCAACCTGTTCGACCTGAACATCGGTTGGGCGGTGGCCCAGGAGCAGATCGTGGCCAACGGCGACGCCTGGGTCGGGATCACGGCCAAGCCGGTCGCCGTCGAGGCCCTCAAGAACTTCGACCCCGAGCGGTATGCGGCGCTGTCCTTCGCCAACCCGCTCCCGCTGACCGACCCGGGCAACTGCGCCACCGTGGCCGCAGATTCCTCGAGGAGCACCGAGAACGGCCTCATCTGGGACATCTACTCCCAGGTCGGGGCATGGCTGAAGAGCGACGACGCCGCCAACCCGCTGCGCTACGGGTCCCGGACCACGCAGGTGGAGCACGCCTACGGATTCGGCTACTCCCAGACGGGCGGCTACCTCGTCAACTACATCAACGGCGTGCACCCGCTCGTCGTCGAGTCCGACGGCGAACCCGTGTACGACGCGTACCTCGTGGCCGTCGCGGGCGGCGCCTTCGCCGGTGCGTACCCCATGAACCAGTGCGAAGCGGCGCCGCCGGCCACGGACGCGCGACGCCAGTTCAAGGACGTCGGCGTGCCGATCATGCGGATGATGTCGCAGTCCGACTACCTGCCCGGTATCGGGTCCCGCCGCGCGGACAGCGACGCGCCCGGCGACCGGTACCGCCACTACGAGATGGCGGGCGCCGGGCACGCGACGCCGGACGAGCTGACCTTCTCGGCGTCGTCCGCGGACATCGTCGCGGCCGGCCGCACCGTTCCGCCGACCTCCTGCAACGAGGGACCGCGGAGCAGGTTCCCGAGTTCCATCTTCTTCAATGCGGCCCTCCGGAACCTCGACCTCTGGGTGCGGGAGGGCATCGCGCCACCCCGGGCCGAGCCGATCCTCGTGCGCGACGGCGCGCCGGTGCTCGACGGGTTCGGGAACGTGCAGGGGGGCCTGCGCTCGCCCTTCCTCGATGCACCGACCAGCACCTGGTTCGGCACGGCGACCGGGGCGTCGTTCTGCTTCATCGCCGGGTACGAGCGGCCGCTATCCCAGGACGTGATCGACGGCCTGTACCGGAACCACGGAGCGTACGTGAGGGCGGTCAAGGACAGCGTGCGGACGCTGGAGCGCCAGGGCTTCCTGACGGACTACGACGCCCGCGAACTGGCGAAGGACGCCGCCAGGAGCGACATCCCCTGACCCGGCGCCCGTCCTGCGTGGCGGAGGCCCCCGTTCCGGCGGGGGCCTCCGTCGTCCGTTAGATTCGGGGCATGAGCGGCAGCGTGATCGTCCTGACCGGGCCACCGGGGGCTGGCAAGTCGACGATCGCGCGGGTGCTGGCGGGCACCTACCCGCGCGCCGTCCACCTGCACGCCGACGACTTCTGGCACGCGATCGTCTCCGGCGGCATCCCGCCCTACCTGCCCGCGTCCGACGCCCAGAACCAGGTCGTCGTCGACGCCGTCGCCCGGGCCGCCGTCACCTACGCGCGCGGCGGGTACACCGTGGTGGTGGACGGCATCGTGGGGCCGTGGATGCTCGGGCACTACCGCCGCGCGCTGCGGCACCACCCCGGTGTGGAACTGCAGTACGTGGTGCTGCGCCCCGACCGTGCGACGGCGCTCGCGCGGGCCCGGCAGCGTACCGATCCCGGCGCGCTCGTCGACGAGGGCCCGATCCTCGCCCTGTGGGACCAGTTCGCGGACCTCGGCGTGCTGGACGGCCACACCGTCGATTCGACGGGACATCGGGAGGACGAGACCCTCCGGGCGGTGCAGGACGCCCTGGCCGGCGGCCGCTACCGGCTCGCGCACGACGCCGGATCCCCGCAGGACCCCGCCACCGGTCCTGAGGACGACCGTGACGAGGTGCACCACGCGCCGCGCGGGGGCGTCGAGG is a window encoding:
- a CDS encoding alpha/beta hydrolase domain-containing protein, coding for MSMRSRTSVLLSLSLVLTGLGVSAGPAAAKAPPPQPALAAPDGTTPIPAVEGPLDTSAESYPFGAADHQEVPQDLGELGYVEEEFLVSGTSNVYTWPTQGPAQVRTADAPYTTRVLVRKPAKGREFSGNVVVEMLNPSNLFDLNIGWAVAQEQIVANGDAWVGITAKPVAVEALKNFDPERYAALSFANPLPLTDPGNCATVAADSSRSTENGLIWDIYSQVGAWLKSDDAANPLRYGSRTTQVEHAYGFGYSQTGGYLVNYINGVHPLVVESDGEPVYDAYLVAVAGGAFAGAYPMNQCEAAPPATDARRQFKDVGVPIMRMMSQSDYLPGIGSRRADSDAPGDRYRHYEMAGAGHATPDELTFSASSADIVAAGRTVPPTSCNEGPRSRFPSSIFFNAALRNLDLWVREGIAPPRAEPILVRDGAPVLDGFGNVQGGLRSPFLDAPTSTWFGTATGASFCFIAGYERPLSQDVIDGLYRNHGAYVRAVKDSVRTLERQGFLTDYDARELAKDAARSDIP
- a CDS encoding GNAT family N-acetyltransferase: MSGSVIVLTGPPGAGKSTIARVLAGTYPRAVHLHADDFWHAIVSGGIPPYLPASDAQNQVVVDAVARAAVTYARGGYTVVVDGIVGPWMLGHYRRALRHHPGVELQYVVLRPDRATALARARQRTDPGALVDEGPILALWDQFADLGVLDGHTVDSTGHREDETLRAVQDALAGGRYRLAHDAGSPQDPATGPEDDRDEVHHAPRGGVEDALLLGERRTARLLLRRLLPGDEAAVLAYRSDAHASRYLGHGPMEPGRYAGWLAERAIGWPLEHPGDRRFYAVVESASGRVVGDAVLVRAAEGLQGELGMFLHPETSGLGYSLEAGRALLGIAFDELAWHRIVARADADNRSSVRAIEKLGLRREGLFVEGTPRGDTWADTVQYALLAREWAASLA